The sequence below is a genomic window from Halolamina litorea.
ATCGTCAACATCGACGCCGACAAGCGCGACGTCGAAGACGAGATCGAGAGCCGCTACGACGTGACCGTCGAGTCGCTGAACACGATGGTCACGCCGCAGGGCAAGAAGAAAGCCATCGTGCGTCTCAACGAGGACGACGACGCACAGGAGATCGCCTCGCGGATCGGGGTGTTCTGATAATGGGACGACGAATTCAGGGGCAGCGACGTGGTCGCGGCTCGCCCACATTCCGGGCGCCGTCGCACCGCTACAAGGCTGACCTCGAACACAAGAAAAGCGAGGAGGAGGACACGATCTCCGGCGAGATCGTCGGCATCGAACACGACCCCGCCCGCAGCGCACCGCTGGCGGACGTCGAGTTCGACGACGGCGACCGCCGGATGGTCCTCGCTCCCGAAGGTATCACCGTCGGCGACACCCTGCAGGTGGGTGTCTCCGCCGAGATCAAGCCCGGCAACACGCTGCCGCTGGCCGAGATCCCCGAGGGGATCCCGATCTGTAACGTCGAGAGTCAGGTGGGCGACGGCGGGAAGTTCGCCCGTGCCTCCGGCGTCTCGGCGCAGCTGATGAGCCACGACCGCGACGTCGCGGTCGTCCAGCTCCCCAGCGGCGAGGTCCGACGCCTCCCGCCGGAGTGCCGCGCCACCATCGGCGTCGTCGCCGGCGGTGGGCGAACGGAGAAGCCGTTCGTCAAAGCCGGCAACAAACACCACAAGATGAAGGCTCGCGGGACCAAATACCCGCGTGTCCGTGGGGTCGCCATGAACGCCATCGACCACCCGTTCGGTGGCGGTGGCCGCCAGCACCCCGGCAAGCCCAAGTCCGTCTCGCGGGACGCCCCGCCGGGCCGGAAGGTGGGCGACATCGCCTCCAAGCGCACCGGCCGCAGCGGTGGCAAGGGAGGGAACTGACATGAGCTCGGAATACCGAACCGGCCGCGAGGGTGAGTTCACCTACCGCGGTCACACGCTCGAGGACCTCCAAGAGATGGATCTCGACGAGGTCGCGGAACTGCTGCCCGCCCGCGCGCGGCGAACCATCACCCGAGGACTCGGCATCGACCACCGCAAGCTGGTCGAGGCAGCCCGCGAGTCCGAGGAGGAGGAGACGGCCAACGATCCGATCCGCACGCACCTGCGTGACATGCCGATCCTCCCCTCGTTCGTCGGTCTCACCTTCGAGGTATACAACGGTCACAGCTTCGACCGCGTGAAGGTCCAGCCCGAGATGATCGGCCACTACCTCGGTGAGTTCCACCTCACCCGATCCACCGTCGAACACGGTCAGGCCGGTATCGGCGCGACCCGGTCCTCGAAGTTCGTGCCACTCAAGTAACCTATGGGAATCAGCTACAGCGTCGACGCCGACCCGGAGACCACGGCGAAAGCCATGCTTCGGGAGCGTCAGATCAGCCTGAAGCACAGCAAGGCCATCTCGAAGGCCATCAAAGGCAAGACAGTCGCCGAGGCCGAGGAGTACCTCGACGCCGTGATCGAGGGCGAGCGCTCGGTCCCGTTCAAGCAGCACAACAGCGGCGTCGGACACCGATCCGACATCGACGGCTGGGACGCCGGCCGCTACCCGGAGAAGGCCAGCAAGGACTTCCTCAAGCTGCTGACCAACGCCAAGAACAACGCCGACCACCAGGGCTTCGACGGCGAGGAGATGACCATCTCCCACGTCGCCGCCCACAAGGTCGGCGAGCAGGTCGGTCGCCAGCCCCGTGCGTTCGGGAACGCCGACCCGTGGAACACCGTGGAGGTAGACGTGGAAATCATCCTCGAGGAGGCCGATAACTGATGGCCGACGAACAGCAGTTCATCGAGAACGGGCTCCAGCGGAGCCAGATCGACGAGTTCTTCGCGGACGAACTCAGCCGTGCCGGCTACGGCGGCATGGACATCGCGAAGACCCCGATGGGCACGCAGATCGTCCTCAAGGCCGAGAAGCCCGGTATGGTGATCGGCAAGGGCGGGAAGAACATCCGCAAGGTCACCACCGAACTCGAAGAGCGCTTCGACATGGAGGACCCGCAGATCGACGTGCAGGAGGTCGACGAGCCGGACCTCAACGCACAGATCGTCGCGGACCGACTGGCCAACGCCCTCGAGCGTGGCTGGTACTTCCGCAAGGCGGGCCACACCACCATCGACCGCATGATGGAGGCCGGCGCGCTGGGCGCGGAGATCGTCCTCTCGGGGAAGGTCACCGGCGCCCGCTCGCGCGTTGAGAAGTTCAACCGCGGCTACATCAAGCACAACGGTGAGCCGGCCCAGACCGTCGTCGACGAGGGTCAGGGCGTCGCCGTGATGAAGCTCGGTACCATCGGCGTCACCGTGAAAGTCATCGGGCCGGACGCGGTTCTGCCCGACGACTTCGAGATCGCCGAGACCGACGAGGCCCCCGAGGTCGAGCAGGTCGAGACCGGCGAGGGCGTCGAGGAACTGCTCGCGGACGTCGAGGATGGCGAGGCGCCCGAGGTTCCCCAGCACGAGGAGCCCGAGATCCCCGACGAGTCCCCCGAGGACGTCATCGACGAGGAGATCGTCGAGGAGGTCGTCGAGGCCGCCGAGGAGACCGAGAGCGTCGACGAAGACGACGTCGAGACCGCGTCAGAGGAGGCCGTCGAGGTCGCCGAGGACGAGGAACTCGACGAGGACGTCGAGGAAGAGGCCGCCGACCTCGTCTCCGAGATGGAGGAGGCAGAGGAGGAGGCCGACTCCGAGGAAGAGGAAACGGAGGAGTAATACATGGCGATTCTCTACACCGAAGAGATCCGAGACATGACGCCCGCGGAGCGGGACGCCGAGCTCGAGGAGCTCGAAACCGAACTCCTCAACGCTCGCGCCGTCCAGGCCGCGGGTGGCGCGCCGGAGAACCCCGGCCGCGTCGGCGAACTCCGTACGACCATCGCCCGGATCAAGACGATCCAGGCTGAGGAAGGCGACGACGCCGACACAGACGAGTAACGCACGATGGCACTCACACCCGATACCCTCACACGGCACGAACTCAACGGCCTCCACGTAACGGTGGCCGACGCCGCCAACCCCGACTTGGTCGGGATCAGCGGCCGCGTCGTGGTCGAGACGATGAAGACGTTTCACGTCGACGACGGGCGTCGGGTGCGGCAGATCCCCAAGGAGGGGAGCTGCTTCGAGTTCGCGATCACGAACGCGGAGGACGCTCAGGGAGCGAGCGTTACTCCCGCCGCAGATGAAGCCGCGGACGCCGTCGAGGCGTCCGGGTCCGTATCCCAACTCGGGACGGAAACTGCCGGGGTTCGCCCCGGCAAGTCTGGCCCGTCCGCCCCGCCCCGGAGTCAGGGTCGGGGGGCGAGCCAGCGAGGGGATTCCCCGCATGGCGAGTGCGAGGATACGGTCTACGTAACGGTGGATGGCGCGACACTGCTCTCACGACCCGCCGCGCGTACCGAGCGCGGGGGTGATTCGACATGGCAATAGGACTGAACGTAGCAGAACCGGAGGAGACCTGCTCCGACGAGAACTGTCCGTTCCACGGGGACCTCTCCGTGCGAGGACAGACGCTCGAAGGCGAGGTTGCTTCCACCGACATGGACAAGACCGTCGTCGTGGAGCGGGAGTACGACGTTCGTGTACCGAAGTACGACCGGTACATGAAACGCCGATCCCGCGTCCCGGCCCACCTGCCCCCGTGTGTTGACACGGAGGAGGGTGATACGGTCCGTATCGCAGAGACACGACCGCTCTCGAAGACCAAATCACACGTCGTCGTCGAAGTCGGCGACGGGGGTGAGTGATGGAGGCACTGAAGGCCGACGTCACGCAGGGTCTCGAGAAGGGCTCGAAGATCACGTGCGCCGACAACACCGGCGCCCGCGAGCTCAAGGTCATTAGCACCGCCGGCTACTCGGGGACGAAGAACCGTCACCCGAAAGCCGGTATCGGCGACAAGATCACCGTCTCGGTCACCAAGGGGACGCCCGAAATGCGGCGTCAAGTGCTCGAGGCTGTGGTCGTTCGCCAGCGCAAGTCGATCCGCCGACCCGACGGCCAGCGCCTCAAGTTCGAGGACAACGCCGCCGTCATCATCGACGAGAACGAGGAGCCCCGCGGTACGGAGATCAAGGGCCCCATCGCTCGTGAGGTCGCAGAGCGGTTCGGCACCATCGCCAGCACGGCGACGATGATCGTCTAAGTATGACACGACAGCCACGCAAACAACGAAACCAGAAGCGAGACGCCCCCCTACACGAGAAGCAGAAGCAGGTTCGGGCCACGCTCACGGCCGACCTCCGCGAGGAGTACGGCCAGCGGAACGTCCGCGTCAACGCGGGCGACACCGTCGAGGTGCTTCGCGGCGACCACGCCGGCACGGAAGGCGAAGTTCTGGAGGTCAACCTCCGGAACGAAGTCATCCACGTCGAAGAGGTCACCGTGGAGAAGACGGACGGGGAGGAGGTTCCCCGGCCGCTCGACGCCTCGAACGTGCGCGTGACCGAGCTCGACCTCGAGGACGAGGTCCGGCAGGAGCGTCTCGAGGAGGACAACGCATGACGAAACACCAGAAGCGACTCTCGGTACCGAACTCGTGGCCGGTCGAACGCAAGGAGGAGACGTTCACCGTCAAGGCCGACGCCGGTCCGCACGGCGAGAGCGGGGTTCCCCTGCTCATCGTCCTGCGCGACGTGCTCGGCTACGTCGACTCCCGCAAGGAGGCCCGCTACGCGCTGAACAACGACTCGGTGCTCGTCAACGGCGACGCCGTCGCCGACGAGGCCCGGCCGATCGGGATGTTCGACATCCTGGCGTTCCCGGCCCGTAACGAGCACTTCCGCGTGTTCCCCGGCGAGGGGGGGCGTCTCGCGCTCACCCCCATCGACGAGGACAGCGCGTCCTCCCGTCTCGGGAAGATCGCAGGCAAGCGGCAGGTCAGCGGCGGCGACTACCAGCTCTCGCTGCACGACGGCTCCACGATCCAGATCGAGGACGCCGACGAGTACAGCGTCGGCGACTCGCTCGTGGTCGACAACGAGGACAAGGAGATCGTCGCGCACTTCGAGTACGGCGAGGGCGCCCTCGTCACCGCCGTCGACGGTCAGCACGCCGGCGAGATCGGCGAGGTCGACGAGATCCTCGTCACCCCCGGCTCCGGCCGCAACTCGGTCACCGTCACGACCGACGACGGCGCCTTCGAGACCGTCGAGGAGTACGTCGTCACCATCGACGAGAACTTCGTGGGTGATGACGATGAGTGAGGCCGCCGAGTTCCACCCGATGCGCGAACCGCGCATCGAGAAGGTCGTCGTCCACATGGGCGTCGGCCAGGGTGGCCGCGACCTCGGGAACGCCGAGAACATCATCGAGGAGATCACGGGCCAGGAGTCGGTCCGAACGAGCGCCAAGCGCACCGTGCAGGCGTTCGACATCCGCGAGGGCGACCCGATCGGCACGAAGGTCACGCTGCGTGAGGACGACGCCGAGGAGTTCCTCGCGACGGCGCTGCCCCTCGCCGACATCTCGGGTTCGCAGTTCGACGACGCCGGCAACGTCAGCTTCGGCGTCGACGAACACACCGCGTTCCCCAGCCAGGAGTACGACCCCAACACCGGGATCTACGGGCTCGACGTGACCGTCACGCTCGTCCGACCGGGCTACCGCGTCGCCAAGCGCGACCAGGTGACCCGATCGATCCCGGACGGACACCGAATGACCGCCGAGGACGCCATCACGTTCCTCGAGAACGAGTTCGACGTGGAGATCGACGAATGAGTGAACTAGACGGCGAACACACCGGCAACGAAGAAACCGGCGAGCACGCCACCCAAGGGAGCACGCAGGAGCGGGAGTGCCGACGCTGCGAGCGCACCGAGGGCCTGGTGAGCAAGTACGGGGTCTTCGTCTGTCGACAGTGTTTCCGAGAGATCGCCCGCAGCATGGGCTTCCGGAAGTATCGATAACTATGGCAGGAAACGACCCACTGGTGAGTGCCCTCTCCGGCATCGACAACGCCGAGAGCGTCGGGCACCTTGACCACACGGTAGCACCCGCCTCGAACGTGATCGGCAGTATCCTCGAGGTCTTCTACGACCGCGGGTACATCGGCGGCTTCGAGTTCGTCGAGGACGGCCGAGCAGGCAAGTTCGAGGTCGAACTGAGCGGCGCCATCAACGACTGCGGGGCGGTCAAGCCCCGTTACTCGGTCGGCGCTGACGAGTACGAGCAGTGGGAGAAGCGGTTCCTCCCGGCCCGAGACTACGGGTCGCTCATCGTCACGACCAGCCACGGCGTCATGAGCCACTACGAGGCCCGCGAACAGGGCATCGGTGGCCAAGTCATCGCATACGTCTACTGATGAGCAGGACTGAACTCACAATCCCGGACGACGTCTCCGCGGAGATCGACCACCTCGACCTGACCGTCGAAGGGCCCAACGGGACCGTCACGCGACGGCTCTGGTACCCCAACGTGACTGTCACCGTCGAGGACGGCAACGTGGTCATCGAAGCGCCCGAGGACTCGGACGCAAAGACCCGTGCCACGGTCGGCACCTTCGAGAGTCACATCCGGAACATGTTCCACGGCGTGACCGAGGGATGGACCTACGAGATGGAGGTCTTTTACGCTCACTTCCCGATGCAGGTGGAAGTACAGGGCGAGGAGCTCGTCATCGAGAACTTCCTCGGCGAGCGTGCCCCCCGACGGACGCCGATTCGGGGCGACACGCAGGTCGAAGTCGACGGCGAAGAGCTCACGCTTTCGGGCTCGGACAAGGAGGCCGTCGGTCAGACCGCAGCGGACATCGAACAGCTCACGCGGGTCAGCGACAAGGACAACCGCGTGTTCCAGGACGGCGTGTACATCACGCAGAAGCCCACGGGTGATGCCTGATGGCTGACGACGCCCCCGAAGAGATCGAGGACATCAGCGGTGTCGGCCCGTCGAAGGCCGAGACCCTGAGCGAGGCCGGCTACGACTCCATCGAGGACCTCAAGGCCGCTTCGCAGTCCGAGCTCGCGGACGTCGAAGGCATCGGTAACGCGCTCGCGGCCCGAATCAAGGCGGACGTCGGTGGCCTCGAAGTCGAAGAGGAGACCGAAGCCGAGATCGAGGACGAGAGCGAGGAGGAGGCCGAGGAAGAGGAGGAGGTCGAGACCGAACTCCAGCCTCGCGGCCACACCGAGAAGACGCCGACCCTCGACGACGACACCGCGGCCGCACTCGCACAGAAGCACCGCGAGGGCAAGCCGCAGTTCAACCGTCAGGACTACCACAAGAAAAAGCGCGTCCCCACCTCGTGGCGGCGACCACGCGGCGGCCTGTCGAAGCAGCGCCGCGGCATCAAGGGTAAGGGCGACACGGTCGAGGCGGGCTTCCGCTCGCCGAAGGCCGCCCGTGGCCTGCACCCCAGCGGCTTCGAGGAAGTGCGCGTCCACAACGTCGACGACCTCGACGGCGTCGACGGCGACACCGAGGCGGTCCGTATCGCCTCGAAGGTCGGCGCCCGCAAGCGCGAGCGCATCGAGGAGGAGTGTGAGGACGCGGAGATCCGCGTTCTCAACCCCACCTACGTCGAAGTGGAGGTAGAGGAATGACGGACCTGAGCGCACAGAAGCGACTCGCCGCCGACGAACTCGACGTTGGCGAGGATCGCGTTTGGTTCGACCCGGAGGCACAGAGCGAGCTCGCGGAGGCGATCACCCGCGAGGACATCCGCGACCTGATCGCGGACGGAACGATCCGCACGGAGGACGCTCAGTCCAACTCCCGTGGCCGCGCCCGCGAACGAGACGCCAAGCGCGACTACGGTCACCGCACCGGCGCCGGCTCCCGCAAAGGGAAGGCTGGCGCCCGGCGGAACAAGAAGGACGAGTGGGTCAGCCGGATCCGCGCCCAGCGCTCCCGGCTGAAGGAGCTTCGCGACGACGAAGAGGTCCTCGACCGGACCCAGTACCGCGAGCTCTACAACAAGGCCAGCGGCGGCGAGTTCGACAGCGTCGCCCGACTCGAGGCCTTCGCGGAGAACAACTACGACGTCGACATCGGAGGCGACGACTAATGGCAACAGGACCACGATACAAAGTGCCGATGCGTCGTCGCCGTGAGGTCCGGACGGACTACCATCAGCGGTTGCGCCTGCTGAAATCCGGCAAGCCTCGCCTGGTCGCCCGGGTGAGCAACAAGCACGTCAGGGCGCAGCTGACCAGTCCCGGACCCAACGGCGACGAGATCCACGCCGCAGCGTCCAGCGAGGACCTGTCGGAGTACGGCTGGGAAGCCCCCACGGGCAACCTCCCGAGCGCGTACCTGACGGGGTACCTCGTCGGCCTGCGGGCCCTCGAAGCCGGCCTCGACGAGGCCGTGCTCGACCTGGGTCTCAACACGGCGACGCCCGGCAACAAGGTGTTCGCAGTACAGGAAGGTGCAATCGACGCAGGGCTCGAAATCCCCCACAGCGAGAGCGTGCTGGCGGACTGGTCGCGTAACCGCGGCGAGCACATCGCCGAGTACGCAGAGCAGGTAGAGGGTGACCTCTACAGCGGGGAGTTCGACGCCACGGAGCTGCCCGCCCACTTCGACGAAGTGCGTGAGGCGCTCCAGGAGGACTACGAATGAGCCACAACGACGGCTGGGAGCCGGTGACCCGGCTCGGCAAGAAGGTACAGGAAGGCGAGATCACCTCGATGGAGGAGGCCCTGCAGTCGGGCCTGCCCCTGAAGGAACACGAGATCGTGGACCAGCTCCTCCCCGGCATGGAGGACGAGGTGCTCGACATCAACATGGTCCAGCGGATGACCGACTCCGGCCGGCGGGTGAAGTTCCGCTGTGTCTGTGTGGTCGGCAACCGCGACGGCTACCTCGGCTACGCCGAGGGTCGTGACGACCAGGTCGGCGGCGCCATCCAGAAGGCCATCGAGGTCGCCAAGCTGAACGTCATCAGCGTCGACCGCGGCTCGGGCTCCTGGGAGGACCAGGCCGGCGGCCTGAACTCCCTGACCCGGAAGGCCGAGGGGAAGGCCGGCTCGGTTACCGTCGACGTCATCCCGGCCCCCCAGGGGCTCGGGCTGGCCGGCGCGGAGACCGTTCGGAACATCCTCGAACTCGCGGGCGTCCAGGACGCGTGGACCCGTTCTGACGGGAACACGCGTACCACGGTCAACCTCGCGAAGGCGACGTTCAACGCACTCGAGAACGCCTCGCAGGCACGAACGCCGGACCGCGCGAAGCGTGTCCAGCGAGAAGCCGAGGGTGGTCACTGATGCGGGCGATCGTTCAGCTGCGCGGTGAGGTCGACATGACCTCCGGCCAGCGCGACACGCTCGACATGCTCAACATCGGCCGCGTCAACCACGCGGCACTCGTCCCCGAGACCGACACCTACAACGGGATGGTCGCGAAGGTCAACGACTTCGTGGCCCACGGCGAGCCGTCCGCGGAGACGCTGGCGCTCGTCCTCGAGAAGCGCGCGGAAGCGCTCGAGAGTCAGGAGAACGTCGACGAGGAGTACCTCGCCGAGGAGACCGACTACGAGAGCTTCGAGGCACTGGCGGAGGCACTGATCGACGAGGAGACGACGCTGCGAGAGCAGGGTCTCTCCCCGACGCTCCGCCTGCACGCGCCCCGTGGCGGTCACGACGGCATCAAGCACCCCGACAGCACCGGCGGCGAACTCGGTCCCCACGAGGACATCGATCCGCTCCTGGAGGCGATGCGATAATGTCCAAGAAACGACGACAGCGCGGGTCCCGAACCCACGGCGGCGGGAGCCACAAGAACCGGCGCGGTGCCGGGCACCGTGGCGGCCGCGGCAAGGCCGGGAGTCGCAAACACGAGATGCACCACTACGGGCCGTGGGCGAAGCACGGCTTCACCCAGCCCGAGGAGGCACAGGACAGCGTCGCGGAGGTCCGTGTCCAGAAGATCGACGAGGACGCCGCGCTGCTGGCGGCTGAGGACCTCGCCGAGAACGACGACGGCGCGTACACCATCGACGCACGCGACGTCGCCGAGGACGGCTGGGAGGTCGACGTGGTGAAGGTGCT
It includes:
- a CDS encoding 50S ribosomal protein L22, whose translation is MGISYSVDADPETTAKAMLRERQISLKHSKAISKAIKGKTVAEAEEYLDAVIEGERSVPFKQHNSGVGHRSDIDGWDAGRYPEKASKDFLKLLTNAKNNADHQGFDGEEMTISHVAAHKVGEQVGRQPRAFGNADPWNTVEVDVEIILEEADN
- the rplX gene encoding 50S ribosomal protein L24, translating into MTRQPRKQRNQKRDAPLHEKQKQVRATLTADLREEYGQRNVRVNAGDTVEVLRGDHAGTEGEVLEVNLRNEVIHVEEVTVEKTDGEEVPRPLDASNVRVTELDLEDEVRQERLEEDNA
- a CDS encoding 50S ribosomal protein L23, yielding MSGVIEHPLVTEKAMDQMDFDNTLQFIVNIDADKRDVEDEIESRYDVTVESLNTMVTPQGKKKAIVRLNEDDDAQEIASRIGVF
- a CDS encoding 50S ribosomal protein L2; this encodes MGRRIQGQRRGRGSPTFRAPSHRYKADLEHKKSEEEDTISGEIVGIEHDPARSAPLADVEFDDGDRRMVLAPEGITVGDTLQVGVSAEIKPGNTLPLAEIPEGIPICNVESQVGDGGKFARASGVSAQLMSHDRDVAVVQLPSGEVRRLPPECRATIGVVAGGGRTEKPFVKAGNKHHKMKARGTKYPRVRGVAMNAIDHPFGGGGRQHPGKPKSVSRDAPPGRKVGDIASKRTGRSGGKGGN
- a CDS encoding 30S ribosomal protein S4e; amino-acid sequence: MTKHQKRLSVPNSWPVERKEETFTVKADAGPHGESGVPLLIVLRDVLGYVDSRKEARYALNNDSVLVNGDAVADEARPIGMFDILAFPARNEHFRVFPGEGGRLALTPIDEDSASSRLGKIAGKRQVSGGDYQLSLHDGSTIQIEDADEYSVGDSLVVDNEDKEIVAHFEYGEGALVTAVDGQHAGEIGEVDEILVTPGSGRNSVTVTTDDGAFETVEEYVVTIDENFVGDDDE
- a CDS encoding 50S ribosomal protein L14, giving the protein MEALKADVTQGLEKGSKITCADNTGARELKVISTAGYSGTKNRHPKAGIGDKITVSVTKGTPEMRRQVLEAVVVRQRKSIRRPDGQRLKFEDNAAVIIDENEEPRGTEIKGPIAREVAERFGTIASTATMIV
- a CDS encoding 30S ribosomal protein S17 — encoded protein: MAIGLNVAEPEETCSDENCPFHGDLSVRGQTLEGEVASTDMDKTVVVEREYDVRVPKYDRYMKRRSRVPAHLPPCVDTEEGDTVRIAETRPLSKTKSHVVVEVGDGGE
- a CDS encoding 50S ribosomal protein L30: MRAIVQLRGEVDMTSGQRDTLDMLNIGRVNHAALVPETDTYNGMVAKVNDFVAHGEPSAETLALVLEKRAEALESQENVDEEYLAEETDYESFEALAEALIDEETTLREQGLSPTLRLHAPRGGHDGIKHPDSTGGELGPHEDIDPLLEAMR
- a CDS encoding 30S ribosomal protein S19, whose protein sequence is MSSEYRTGREGEFTYRGHTLEDLQEMDLDEVAELLPARARRTITRGLGIDHRKLVEAARESEEEETANDPIRTHLRDMPILPSFVGLTFEVYNGHSFDRVKVQPEMIGHYLGEFHLTRSTVEHGQAGIGATRSSKFVPLK
- a CDS encoding 50S ribosomal protein L32e, producing MADDAPEEIEDISGVGPSKAETLSEAGYDSIEDLKAASQSELADVEGIGNALAARIKADVGGLEVEEETEAEIEDESEEEAEEEEEVETELQPRGHTEKTPTLDDDTAAALAQKHREGKPQFNRQDYHKKKRVPTSWRRPRGGLSKQRRGIKGKGDTVEAGFRSPKAARGLHPSGFEEVRVHNVDDLDGVDGDTEAVRIASKVGARKRERIEEECEDAEIRVLNPTYVEVEVEE
- a CDS encoding uL15m family ribosomal protein, whose amino-acid sequence is MMSKKRRQRGSRTHGGGSHKNRRGAGHRGGRGKAGSRKHEMHHYGPWAKHGFTQPEEAQDSVAEVRVQKIDEDAALLAAEDLAENDDGAYTIDARDVAEDGWEVDVVKVLGNGQVRQELHVTADAFSDSATELIEDAGGSTTVSERAQERAEREAEQAAEAEEASED
- a CDS encoding 30S ribosomal protein S5, with the protein product MSHNDGWEPVTRLGKKVQEGEITSMEEALQSGLPLKEHEIVDQLLPGMEDEVLDINMVQRMTDSGRRVKFRCVCVVGNRDGYLGYAEGRDDQVGGAIQKAIEVAKLNVISVDRGSGSWEDQAGGLNSLTRKAEGKAGSVTVDVIPAPQGLGLAGAETVRNILELAGVQDAWTRSDGNTRTTVNLAKATFNALENASQARTPDRAKRVQREAEGGH
- a CDS encoding 30S ribosomal protein S3, with the protein product MADEQQFIENGLQRSQIDEFFADELSRAGYGGMDIAKTPMGTQIVLKAEKPGMVIGKGGKNIRKVTTELEERFDMEDPQIDVQEVDEPDLNAQIVADRLANALERGWYFRKAGHTTIDRMMEAGALGAEIVLSGKVTGARSRVEKFNRGYIKHNGEPAQTVVDEGQGVAVMKLGTIGVTVKVIGPDAVLPDDFEIAETDEAPEVEQVETGEGVEELLADVEDGEAPEVPQHEEPEIPDESPEDVIDEEIVEEVVEAAEETESVDEDDVETASEEAVEVAEDEELDEDVEEEAADLVSEMEEAEEEADSEEEETEE
- a CDS encoding 50S ribosomal protein L6, with amino-acid sequence MSRTELTIPDDVSAEIDHLDLTVEGPNGTVTRRLWYPNVTVTVEDGNVVIEAPEDSDAKTRATVGTFESHIRNMFHGVTEGWTYEMEVFYAHFPMQVEVQGEELVIENFLGERAPRRTPIRGDTQVEVDGEELTLSGSDKEAVGQTAADIEQLTRVSDKDNRVFQDGVYITQKPTGDA
- a CDS encoding 50S ribosomal protein L19e, whose amino-acid sequence is MTDLSAQKRLAADELDVGEDRVWFDPEAQSELAEAITREDIRDLIADGTIRTEDAQSNSRGRARERDAKRDYGHRTGAGSRKGKAGARRNKKDEWVSRIRAQRSRLKELRDDEEVLDRTQYRELYNKASGGEFDSVARLEAFAENNYDVDIGGDD
- the rpmC gene encoding 50S ribosomal protein L29 — protein: MAILYTEEIRDMTPAERDAELEELETELLNARAVQAAGGAPENPGRVGELRTTIARIKTIQAEEGDDADTDE
- a CDS encoding ribonuclease P protein component 1 gives rise to the protein MALTPDTLTRHELNGLHVTVADAANPDLVGISGRVVVETMKTFHVDDGRRVRQIPKEGSCFEFAITNAEDAQGASVTPAADEAADAVEASGSVSQLGTETAGVRPGKSGPSAPPRSQGRGASQRGDSPHGECEDTVYVTVDGATLLSRPAARTERGGDSTWQ
- a CDS encoding 30S ribosomal protein S8: MAGNDPLVSALSGIDNAESVGHLDHTVAPASNVIGSILEVFYDRGYIGGFEFVEDGRAGKFEVELSGAINDCGAVKPRYSVGADEYEQWEKRFLPARDYGSLIVTTSHGVMSHYEAREQGIGGQVIAYVY
- a CDS encoding 50S ribosomal protein L5, with translation MSEAAEFHPMREPRIEKVVVHMGVGQGGRDLGNAENIIEEITGQESVRTSAKRTVQAFDIREGDPIGTKVTLREDDAEEFLATALPLADISGSQFDDAGNVSFGVDEHTAFPSQEYDPNTGIYGLDVTVTLVRPGYRVAKRDQVTRSIPDGHRMTAEDAITFLENEFDVEIDE
- a CDS encoding 50S ribosomal protein L18; translated protein: MATGPRYKVPMRRRREVRTDYHQRLRLLKSGKPRLVARVSNKHVRAQLTSPGPNGDEIHAAASSEDLSEYGWEAPTGNLPSAYLTGYLVGLRALEAGLDEAVLDLGLNTATPGNKVFAVQEGAIDAGLEIPHSESVLADWSRNRGEHIAEYAEQVEGDLYSGEFDATELPAHFDEVREALQEDYE
- a CDS encoding 30S ribosomal protein S14; amino-acid sequence: MSELDGEHTGNEETGEHATQGSTQERECRRCERTEGLVSKYGVFVCRQCFREIARSMGFRKYR